From the Rhinopithecus roxellana isolate Shanxi Qingling chromosome 5, ASM756505v1, whole genome shotgun sequence genome, the window GAGtaaataatcacattaaaaattttaaaaacttccaattaaaacagaaataagaacaaaTGGCCATTCTTGGATCATCTGCAAAGCTGAATGAATACTTGACATGTCTTTCTGTGATTCCTTGCAGATATCATGGAAATCAGGACAGTGGCAGTCGGAATTGTGGCAATCAAAGGGGTGGAAAGTGAATTCTATCTTGCAATGAACAAGGAAGGAAAACTCTATGCAAAGGTATTGATAATTGATAGCTTagggttaatttttaaaactaatttttgtcAAAATATCTCACCTTTctgaaaagtaaaaatggaaTTAATTTATCTCCAACTGTATTAATataatgattttattaaaatactttttactcaaacattaagaaaaaaatgttttctgtgtgactttggacaaatggcttgttctttatattttggtttcttcatctgtaaaatgagttgaATGAACTGACCTCTAAGCatccttccagctctaaaattccATGTgcattttagatatttaaaatccAAAATTCCATTTGCCAGTATTAAAGCTCTTTTTGTTAAAGGTCACCCAATTTGCACATTGCTGACATGAAAAttcttgggaaaaaaatcttgaaatgttTAGTTCATTTATCAACATCAATCTCACAATCATGGGCTTTGAACTGTAATTATTCACATTGTTCCTACTTCACTACAATGCAAAATATGTAACAGTTCATCCcactataataaaatataattggttTTCCTTTATATTCCCACAGCTCAGCATAATGCCTGGGACAGGCTAATTACATAATGATACAGGTTtaattgaatgaacaaatgattgCATGGATGAACAAACAAATTAACCTTTTATCTTCCATTACCATTGAAGACAATGtagaagtaaataaagaaaagttgTGAAACAAGTCTCTCAcctgagggaggcagaggttctgcTAATTACACCAAATTTCCAATGGTTAAAGAATGAGTGATGTGGAAATAGTAATGAGACCTGTTACTTAGGAGGAACTAGGTcctaattttaaagaataattgacATGAACTGCCAAAAAGCTACACATATTTCATAACTAACTGTGTAGTAcatggtgtttttattttaaatttaagatatCTTTTTATGCAAATATACTACATAAGTATAGCTAATAAACTACATTTGGCCTGCTCAATCTGAGGGTTAAAAAAAGTCATGTATGTTTCAATTCTCCCAAATATTACCTTACTCTTCGTTTAATTGAGCCTCTCTAAAAATCATTTGgataatgtttgtttgtttgtttgtttgtttgttttaacagaaAGAATGCAATGAAGATTGTAACTTCAAAGAACTAATTCTGGAAAACCATTACAACACATATGCATCAGCTAAATGGACACACAATGGAGGGGAAATGTTTGTTGCCTTAAATCAAAAGGGGATTCctgtaagaggaaaaaaaacgaagaaagaacaaaaaacagcCCACTTTCTTCCTATGgcaataacttaattgtatatggTATATAAAGAACCAGTTCCAGCAGGGAGATTTCTTTAAGtggactgttttctttcttctcaaaattttctttccttttattttttagtaatcaAGAAAGGCTGGAAAACTACTGAAAAACTGATCAAGCTGGACTTGTGCATTTATGTTTAAGACACTGCATTAAAGAAAGATTTGAAAAGTATACACAAAAATCAGATTTAGTAACTAAAGGTTgtaaaaaattgtaaaactggTTGTACAATCATGGTGTTAgtaatagtaatttttttcttaaattaatttaCCCTTAAGAGTATGTTAGATTTGATTATCTGAtaatgattatttaaatattcctATCTGCTTATAAAATGGctgctataataataataatgcagatGATGTTATATAAGGTATATCAGACCTACAGGCTGCTGGCAGGATTTGTCAGATAATCAAGCCACCTAACTATGGAAAATTAGCAGCATTTTAAATGCTTTCTAGTGAAAAATTATAATCTACTTAAActctaatcagaaaaaaagaatattctcaaaaaatatatatgaaagtcagtaaaatagataatttaaCAAAAGTACAGGATTAGAACATGCTTATACCTATTAACAAGAACTAAATTTCTAATGCTGCTCAAGTGGAAAGGGTATTGctaaaagaatgtttccaaaaaTCTTGTATATAAAACAGCAACAGTGATTGATGATAATACTGTACTTCATCTCACTTGccacaaaataacattttataattcctCAAAGTAAAATTGAGAAATCTTTAAGTTTTTTTCAAGTAACATAATCTATCTTTGTATAATTCATATTTGGGAATATGGCTTTTAATAATGTTCTTCCCACAAATAATCATGCTTTTTTTCCTATGGTTACAGCATTAAACtctattttaagttgtttttgaactttattgttttgttatttaagtttatgttatttataaaaaaaatcttaataagcTGTATCTGTTTcatatgcttttaattttaaaggaataaCAAAACTATCTGGCTCAACTGCAAGTTTCCCTCCCCTTTGTGACTGACACTAAGTCTAGCACACAGCACTTGGGCCAGCAAATCCTGGAAGGCAGACAAAAATGAAAGCCTGAAGCAATGCTTACAATAGATGTCTCACACGGAACAATACAAATGTGTAAAAAATCTTTTGCCACATATTCTTGCCAACTAATTGGATCATATAAGTAAAATCATTACAAATATAAGTAGTTACAGGATTTTAAAGTTAGAATATATTTGAATGCATGAGTAGAAAAgtatcatattttaaaactatgtgtATTTAAATTTAGTCATTTTCTAATCTCTAGAAATCTCTGCTGTTCAAAAGGTGGCAGCACTGAAAGTTGTTTTCCTGTTAGATGGCAAGAGCACAATGCCCAAAATAGAAGATACAGTTAGGAATAAGGGGCCCTGAATGTCA encodes:
- the FGF7 gene encoding fibroblast growth factor 7, which produces MHKWILTCILPTLLYRSCFHIICLVGTISLACNDMTPEQMATNVNCSSPERHTRSYDYMEGGDIRVRRLFCRTQWYLRIDKRGKVKGTQEMKNNYNIMEIRTVAVGIVAIKGVESEFYLAMNKEGKLYAKKECNEDCNFKELILENHYNTYASAKWTHNGGEMFVALNQKGIPVRGKKTKKEQKTAHFLPMAIT